The following proteins come from a genomic window of Methanosarcina sp. MTP4:
- a CDS encoding PRC-barrel domain-containing protein, whose product MGIDEEIQVPRHRTFVAATEIKGSKILTVKDEELGTIKEVMIDSERGRIAYVVFACDCFLGMKCKYFAIPWGVLEANRGAYILNVDKGAFETAEGLDKDVWSLNHNDLVKVYEQYNLQPYWEI is encoded by the coding sequence ATGGGAATCGATGAAGAAATACAAGTTCCAAGGCACAGGACTTTTGTGGCGGCAACGGAAATAAAAGGATCTAAGATCCTTACTGTTAAAGATGAAGAACTCGGAACGATTAAAGAAGTCATGATAGACTCCGAACGGGGAAGAATCGCATACGTAGTATTTGCTTGTGATTGTTTTCTTGGTATGAAGTGTAAATACTTTGCCATTCCCTGGGGGGTTCTTGAAGCAAATCGAGGTGCTTATATCCTTAATGTTGATAAGGGAGCATTCGAAACGGCAGAAGGCCTGGATAAAGATGTGTGGTCTTTAAATCATAATGATCTGGTTAAAGTGTATGAACAGTATAATCTTCAACCTTACTGGGAAATTTAA